The nucleotide window CTAACCGGTATAGCTCAGCTTTGTTGCCAGTCAGGAAAAACCACTTCCCGGCAATAGCGCTGTACTGCTCGGCATAGCGGGCCAGCACGGCTACCGAGTCGTGCTCGGGGTCGACGGTGAAGGATACGAGCTTTACGCGGGGCTCCTTGCGAAACTTCTCCTGCACCCGCATCATCTGGCTGCTCACCCGTGGACAAGCGCCGGGGCAGGTGGCAAAAAAGAAATTGGCCACATAGAGCCCGCCATTCAGGTCCTGCCGGCTTATCACGCGCCCCGATTGTGAGGGCAGTCGAAAATCAGCCAAGGTATGAAAAACAGTATCGCGCTGCCACTTCCCCCCTACCAGCGTCGAATCGACACGGTCGGGCAGGTAAGTTGGCAGCGCGAAACGATTGGTACCGAAGGTTTTCAGAAACAAAAACGCTAGTACCGGCAATAGCAGAATGAGGCCCAGGACCAGGGTTTGCTTGGGCCGCATTGGTTACTTAAACGCGTTGTAGATGGTCTCGCCGATAGCCGAGCCTTCGGTAATCAGGGCCACCATCAGCCA belongs to Hymenobacter cellulosilyticus and includes:
- a CDS encoding SCO family protein; the encoded protein is MRPKQTLVLGLILLLPVLAFLFLKTFGTNRFALPTYLPDRVDSTLVGGKWQRDTVFHTLADFRLPSQSGRVISRQDLNGGLYVANFFFATCPGACPRVSSQMMRVQEKFRKEPRVKLVSFTVDPEHDSVAVLARYAEQYSAIAGKWFFLTGNKAELYRLATQEFRLPAPSGTAPGIVHSQNLYLVDRNHQVRGIYDGMKPREVERLITEISVLLYNYDHDKSGR